In one window of Aceticella autotrophica DNA:
- a CDS encoding HD-GYP domain-containing protein — MLNRSVKIYITLIIASGLPFIVYSACNMPLYRIIDVIIFGCFSALAESLPVYIVKDFSVSVAYAVDLMALLIFGPYEASLIASIGMIGRVGRQADGKVWHIFNTPYYKTLFNISQIALSVGTAGLIYKYTGGAFGTYVYPRYLIPALSAAITYYVLNTAFVALLLSFLMRKPLTYVLTNEIKWTIPDFIFLAFLGIVMSEAFVKIGYASLALLFIPLFMIRYMFQLYMKAKESYYDTINVLIKSLEAKDKYTAGHSKSVERLSVILSRELGLSESHIESVRIAALLHDVGKIGVKEEVLNKPGKLTDEEFSVIKDHPQKGYEILKDVPALKHACLWVKYHHEWYDGSGYPDGIKGEEIPLEAQILSLADVFDALVSDRPYRKAFSKEEAYKIIIGNEGTQFSPKVIKAFKNAFKRNKEEFRHDF; from the coding sequence ATGTTAAACAGAAGTGTTAAGATATATATAACATTGATAATCGCCTCAGGCTTGCCTTTTATTGTATATTCGGCATGTAATATGCCTTTATATAGGATCATAGATGTGATTATATTCGGATGTTTTTCCGCCTTAGCCGAATCCCTGCCTGTATACATAGTGAAAGACTTCAGTGTATCTGTCGCTTATGCGGTTGATTTAATGGCGCTTTTAATATTCGGACCATATGAAGCCTCTTTAATTGCCTCAATCGGCATGATAGGAAGGGTTGGAAGACAAGCGGACGGGAAGGTATGGCATATATTTAATACACCCTATTACAAGACATTGTTCAATATATCGCAAATAGCTCTAAGTGTCGGCACTGCCGGCTTAATATATAAATATACAGGCGGTGCTTTCGGCACATATGTATACCCAAGATACCTTATCCCTGCTTTATCGGCTGCAATCACGTATTACGTTTTAAACACCGCCTTTGTGGCTTTATTGTTATCATTTTTAATGAGAAAACCGCTTACATATGTTTTGACAAATGAAATTAAATGGACAATACCGGATTTTATTTTCCTTGCCTTTCTCGGCATAGTCATGTCGGAGGCTTTTGTTAAGATTGGCTATGCAAGCCTTGCTTTGCTTTTTATCCCTCTTTTTATGATAAGATATATGTTTCAGCTTTATATGAAGGCAAAGGAGTCTTATTATGATACGATAAATGTCCTTATAAAATCCCTTGAGGCAAAGGATAAGTATACAGCGGGACATTCAAAAAGCGTCGAAAGGCTTTCCGTTATTCTGTCAAGGGAGCTTGGTTTAAGTGAATCACATATTGAGTCAGTAAGGATTGCAGCCCTTTTACATGATGTAGGGAAGATCGGCGTGAAGGAGGAGGTTTTAAACAAGCCGGGGAAGCTTACCGATGAAGAATTCAGCGTAATAAAGGACCATCCGCAAAAAGGCTATGAGATATTGAAGGATGTTCCTGCATTGAAACATGCCTGCCTGTGGGTAAAATACCATCATGAGTGGTATGACGGAAGCGGGTATCCCGACGGCATAAAAGGAGAGGAAATACCGCTGGAAGCCCAGATACTTTCACTTGCCGATGTTTTTGATGCCTTGGTTTCCGACAGACCTTACCGCAAGGCTTTTTCTAAGGAGGAGGCTTATAAAATCATTATTGGAAATGAAGGAACGCAGTTTAGCCCTAAGGTTATAAAAGCTTTTAAAAATGCGTTTAAAAGAAACAAGGAGGAGTTTAGACATGATTTTTGA
- the hpf gene encoding ribosome hibernation-promoting factor, HPF/YfiA family — protein sequence MKITVSGKNGMVITDGLRTAVEKSLNKIGRFFTKDTEARVVLSVQKNSQIAEATIPFKGMLFRAEEVSNDMYVSIDSVAEKIERQIMKYKTKIKNSFANDSIRFDIPQEYIGENGEETKEFEVVKTKKFFIKPMSVEEAILQMNLLGHNFFVFTNSDTEDFSVVYKRKDGKYGLIEPTV from the coding sequence ATGAAGATAACAGTTAGTGGGAAAAACGGCATGGTAATAACTGATGGGCTCAGGACAGCGGTTGAAAAGAGCCTTAATAAGATTGGAAGGTTTTTTACAAAAGATACCGAGGCAAGGGTGGTACTGAGCGTACAGAAGAACAGCCAGATTGCCGAAGCAACTATCCCCTTTAAGGGAATGCTGTTCAGGGCAGAGGAAGTCAGTAATGATATGTATGTATCGATTGATAGTGTTGCTGAAAAGATAGAAAGACAGATAATGAAATATAAGACAAAGATTAAAAACAGCTTTGCTAATGATTCCATAAGGTTTGATATCCCACAGGAATACATAGGGGAAAACGGTGAAGAAACAAAAGAATTCGAGGTTGTAAAGACGAAAAAATTCTTTATTAAGCCCATGTCTGTAGAAGAGGCAATATTACAGATGAACCTTTTGGGGCATAATTTCTTTGTATTTACTAATTCAGATACAGAGGATTTCTCTGTTGTGTATAAAAGAAAGGACGGGAAATACGGACTTATAGAACCTACCGTCTAA
- a CDS encoding DUF5317 domain-containing protein, producing MIFDSLGISLIYGLIRGGKISGIADIDIKKPVFFILGFLFEFGLLNLSDRFPVIMSYRAFIHFLDYLMLFIGLWYNRHNRYMMIIGFGIFLNFIVIFANGGRMPVSIDALKAAGLYHLIPGLLSDGIATHQALTASTRLKFLSDVLFLPKPYPLPKAFSIGDLLIFTGTFLMVTNAMLKKTGKKYKEVEG from the coding sequence ATGATTTTTGATTCACTGGGTATTTCTTTGATTTATGGTTTGATTAGAGGCGGAAAAATAAGCGGCATTGCAGATATTGACATAAAGAAACCGGTTTTTTTTATTTTAGGGTTTTTATTTGAATTTGGGCTTTTAAATCTTTCCGACCGTTTTCCCGTTATTATGTCATACAGGGCATTTATTCATTTTCTTGATTACCTTATGCTTTTCATAGGATTATGGTATAACAGGCATAATAGATATATGATGATAATAGGCTTTGGCATATTTTTAAACTTTATCGTGATATTTGCAAACGGAGGAAGGATGCCCGTATCCATTGATGCCTTGAAAGCGGCAGGCTTATACCATCTGATACCCGGTCTTTTATCAGACGGCATTGCAACACATCAGGCATTGACCGCGTCAACAAGGCTAAAGTTTTTATCGGATGTTTTATTTTTGCCAAAGCCGTATCCGCTGCCAAAGGCTTTCAGCATTGGGGACCTCTTGATATTTACAGGTACGTTTTTAATGGTTACAAATGCAATGCTGAAAAAGACAGGGAAAAAATATAAGGAAGTCGAGGGCTGA
- the secA gene encoding preprotein translocase subunit SecA — MFGILEKIFGNYSEKEVRRIEPIADEVLSYDEKMSKLTDDELRGKTEEFKKRIKEGETLDDILPEAFAAVREAAWRTLKMKHFKVQIIGGIVLHQGRIAEMKTGEGKTLVATLPAYLNALEGKGVHIVTVNDYLAKRDRDWMGRIYEFLGLSVGVILHDMDPAERKKAYGADITYGTNNEFGFDYLRDNMVIYREEMVQRHLNYAIVDEVDSILIDEARTPLIISGVGEKSTALYKQADTFVRTLKNEEDYTIDEKAHAVSLTEKGIGKAEKFFNLKNLADLDNMEISHHINQALKAHAIMKRDKDYVVKDGEVIIVDEFTGRLMFGRRYSEGLHQAIEAKEGVKVERESKTLATITFQNYFRMYDKLAGMTGTAQTEEQEFRAIYGLDVVVIPTNQEMIRIDAHDVIYKTEEAKFKAVVEDIVEHHKKGQPVLVGTITIEKSEKISNMLKRLGIKHQVLNAKYHEKEAEIIAQAGRKGAVTIATNMAGRGTDIILGGNPDFLAKKKMLEEGYSSEIIHEASGYGPIKNDEIRKARERFQELLAEIKKETEKEHDEVVKLGGLYIIGTERHESRRIDNQLRGRSGRQGDPGESKFYISLEDDLMRLFGSERIKNMMNSLGIEDDQPIEHGILTKQIEQAQKKVEGINFDVRKNVLQYDDVMNKQREIIYKERRKVLEGEDLRQYILDMVKSVIEKNVEIYTANSKYPEEWDIEGLLNHLYDMFLDKGSVVIDVGYDRLDKEALTDIIYEEAVKQYEKKEAQIGPQMREIERVVLLKVVDTKWMDHIDDMDQLRQGIGLRAYGQIDPVIEYKKIGFEMFEELINSIQEDTIKFLYHIEIGNDKMPQREQVAIPVAARQGSDDSVKKPVVKGKKVGRNDPCPCGSGKKYKKCCGANL, encoded by the coding sequence ATGTTTGGTATTTTAGAAAAAATATTTGGAAATTACAGTGAGAAGGAAGTTAGGAGAATTGAACCTATTGCAGACGAGGTTTTGTCATATGATGAAAAGATGTCGAAACTTACTGATGATGAATTACGCGGAAAAACGGAGGAATTTAAAAAAAGGATAAAAGAAGGAGAAACCCTTGATGACATACTTCCTGAGGCTTTTGCCGCAGTAAGGGAAGCAGCATGGAGGACATTAAAGATGAAGCATTTTAAGGTGCAGATAATCGGCGGTATTGTCCTTCATCAGGGACGTATTGCCGAAATGAAGACAGGTGAAGGTAAAACCCTTGTTGCGACATTGCCGGCATACCTGAATGCTCTTGAAGGGAAAGGGGTTCATATCGTTACGGTTAACGACTATCTTGCAAAAAGGGATCGTGACTGGATGGGAAGGATATATGAATTCCTCGGCTTAAGCGTTGGTGTGATACTGCATGATATGGACCCGGCAGAACGGAAAAAAGCCTATGGTGCCGATATAACCTATGGTACAAACAACGAATTCGGCTTTGATTATTTAAGGGATAATATGGTTATATACAGGGAGGAAATGGTTCAAAGGCATCTTAACTATGCCATAGTTGATGAGGTAGACAGCATATTGATAGATGAGGCAAGAACACCCCTTATAATATCCGGCGTTGGAGAAAAGTCAACAGCCTTATATAAACAGGCGGATACCTTTGTAAGGACATTAAAAAATGAAGAAGATTATACGATTGATGAAAAGGCTCATGCGGTAAGCCTGACGGAAAAGGGTATCGGTAAGGCAGAGAAGTTTTTCAACCTGAAAAACCTTGCCGACCTTGACAATATGGAGATATCCCATCATATAAATCAAGCCCTTAAAGCCCATGCCATAATGAAGAGGGATAAGGACTATGTTGTAAAAGACGGGGAAGTTATTATCGTTGATGAATTTACCGGAAGGCTTATGTTCGGCAGAAGGTACAGTGAAGGCTTGCATCAGGCTATTGAGGCAAAAGAGGGTGTTAAGGTAGAAAGGGAAAGCAAGACGCTTGCTACAATCACCTTTCAGAATTATTTCAGAATGTATGATAAGCTTGCCGGCATGACAGGCACAGCCCAGACTGAGGAACAGGAATTCAGGGCGATTTATGGTCTTGATGTTGTGGTTATACCTACAAATCAAGAAATGATTAGAATAGATGCTCATGATGTAATATACAAGACAGAGGAAGCAAAGTTTAAGGCGGTTGTAGAAGATATTGTTGAACATCATAAGAAGGGGCAGCCTGTTCTTGTCGGTACTATAACAATAGAAAAATCCGAAAAGATAAGCAATATGCTGAAAAGGTTGGGAATAAAGCATCAGGTTTTAAATGCCAAATACCATGAAAAAGAGGCTGAAATCATTGCACAGGCAGGCAGGAAAGGCGCTGTAACGATTGCAACAAATATGGCTGGACGTGGTACGGATATTATCCTTGGAGGAAATCCTGATTTTTTGGCAAAGAAAAAAATGCTGGAGGAAGGATATTCAAGCGAGATTATACATGAGGCTTCAGGTTACGGACCCATAAAAAACGATGAAATAAGAAAGGCAAGGGAGAGATTCCAAGAGCTTTTGGCTGAGATAAAAAAAGAAACAGAAAAGGAACATGATGAGGTTGTTAAGCTTGGAGGGCTCTATATAATAGGTACAGAAAGGCATGAATCAAGAAGGATTGACAACCAGTTGAGAGGGCGTTCCGGGCGTCAGGGAGACCCTGGTGAATCGAAGTTTTATATATCCTTGGAGGATGATTTAATGAGGCTTTTTGGGTCTGAGAGGATAAAAAACATGATGAATTCACTTGGGATTGAAGATGACCAGCCCATAGAGCATGGAATATTGACAAAACAGATTGAGCAGGCGCAGAAAAAGGTTGAAGGCATAAACTTTGATGTAAGGAAAAATGTCCTTCAATATGATGATGTAATGAACAAACAGAGGGAAATAATTTATAAGGAAAGAAGGAAGGTATTGGAAGGAGAGGATTTAAGACAGTATATATTAGACATGGTCAAAAGCGTTATAGAGAAAAATGTCGAGATATATACGGCAAACAGCAAATATCCTGAGGAATGGGATATTGAGGGTCTTTTAAATCATCTTTACGATATGTTCCTTGATAAAGGAAGTGTTGTAATTGATGTTGGTTATGACAGGCTTGATAAAGAGGCGCTGACAGATATAATTTATGAGGAAGCCGTAAAACAGTACGAGAAAAAGGAAGCTCAAATAGGACCTCAAATGAGGGAGATCGAAAGGGTTGTTCTTTTAAAGGTTGTCGATACAAAATGGATGGACCATATAGACGATATGGATCAGCTTCGTCAGGGGATAGGATTAAGGGCATATGGGCAGATTGACCCTGTTATTGAATATAAAAAAATCGGTTTTGAGATGTTTGAGGAATTAATCAATTCCATTCAGGAGGATACGATAAAGTTCCTTTATCATATTGAAATCGGAAATGATAAAATGCCTCAAAGAGAACAGGTTGCAATACCGGTGGCAGCAAGACAGGGAAGTGATGACAGCGTTAAAAAACCTGTTGTAAAGGGTAAAAAAGTTGGAAGGAATGACCCATGCCCATGCGGCAGCGGGAAAAAATACAAAAAATGCTGTGGCGCCAATTTATAA